One region of Vespula vulgaris chromosome 9, iyVesVulg1.1, whole genome shotgun sequence genomic DNA includes:
- the LOC127066314 gene encoding F-box/LRR-repeat protein 7-like isoform X2, which yields MDLLCGTVRNELVKGCKRLRRVDLSNSYWLGSSHLVDLLGVHPGLTHLDLTGCNGPQMRCDFIEITKCRNLTSVRLRGCDWVTADFLLSLVRYNRNLRRLVLADCYQISDEAVESMFEFLTTLTDLSLEKTAITDKSLLAMIEHGVTAIEYLDLRYCHGITDYGLMLLRPLRSMKKLWILGCRSITERGLASFRERTDIDLPQRPICAIRPLSLQV from the exons GAACTCGTAAAAGGCTGCAAGAGGTTGCGACGTGTCGACCTTAGTAATAGCTATTGGCTCGGAAGTTCTCATCTCGTCGACCTTCTCGGCGTACATCCCGGGCTCACGCATTTGGACTTGACCGGTTGCAACGGGCCGCAGATGCGCTGCGACTTTATCGAGATAACCAAATGTCGTAATCTCACGTCCGTAAGGCTAAGAGGCTGCGACTGGGTCACCGCAGATTTCCTATTGTCGTTAGTCCGGTACAACCGTAATCTTCGACGACTTGTATTAGCCGATTGTTATCAAATATCCGACGAGGCTGTGGAATCCATGTTCGAGTTTCTCACGAC ATTGACCGATCTCAGCCTGGAGAAGACCGCCATTACGGACAAAAGTCTTCTGGCAATGATCGAACACGGTGTCACGGCGATCGAGTACCTCGACTTGCGTTACTGCCACGGAATCACCGATTACGGTCTGATGCTACTGAGACCGTTACGATCTATGAAAAAACTTTGGATCCTCGGTTGTCGTTCGATTACCGAACGTGGCCTCGCGAGCTTTCGCGAGCGTACGGATATTGATCTTCCTCAGAGACCGATCTGCGCGATTCGACCTCTGTCCTTgcaagtataa